The DNA window TTTAGTACAGCGTTTCACCCTCAGACAGACAGACAGATCGAAagactaaatcaaatcttaGAAGATATGTTGCGAGCCTATGTCATGGATTTCGCTGGGTGATGGGACAAACATCTACCTCTGGTGGAATTTGCCTATAATAACAGTTATCAAACAACCATCTAGATGGCCCCTTTTAAGGCACTGTATGGGCGTAGGTATCGAACATCAGTATTTTGGTAAGAAGTAGGCACGCAGCAACTGCTGGGACCAGAGTTGGTTCAGGTCACCAACGCAACGATGCAGAAAATTAAGCAAAGAATTCTCACCTCATAGAGCCGACAGAAGAGCTATGCAGATTTGCATAGAAGGGACCTCGAGTTCGAGGTGGATGACCATGTATTCTTGAAGGTAGCCCATATGAGGGGGGGTGATGAGGTttgaaaataaggaaaagTTAAGCCCAAGGTTTATAGACCCTTACGAGATTTTAGAGAGAGTTGGGGTCGTGGCTTATAGAATTGCTCTACCACCAATCCTCGCTGACGTACACAATGTGTTCCACTTGTCTATGCTACAAAAATACACCTCATACCCTACTCATGTGATCGAGAAGATATGTCTTACAAGGAAAGAGCTAGCAGAATTTTGGCTTGAGACACTAGGCGACTGTGCAACAAAGTTATTCTCTTAGTGAAGGTCTCATGGGGTAACCACTGTGACGAGGAGGCAACTTGGAAAGAGGAAGATGATGTAAGGAGAGCATATCCCGAACTCTTCCAAGGGATGCAACTTTCGGGGAAGAAAGTTTCTAAGGAGGGGAGAGTTTGTAACGcttaaaaaaaagatggtCAAAGTTAGAGGGGTAAAAGGAGCATTTTGCCCCTCAGCCCATTATAGGGGTCTTGCGGCTTTTCTATAGAACAActgcaaaagagaaaagagaaagaaagaaagtttagGGAAAAACTTGAGAGGAGAAAAGTAACTCGCCAGACTTCTAGTCGGAAAATCATCATCGAAGTTCACTCTCGACCAAGACTTACACACAGGAACTTCTTCTTGAAGAAAAGGAGGACTAGTGGATTCGAAGTTCTGTTTTTCGTCAAGATTAGTGAGGAATCTGCAACGTAGGATCTCAAACGTTCTTTAGATCTTCCTTTGTGAATAGAGTGCTAAAGTTTTGATATCTTCATCCAAGGAAGATTCACCGCTGATTTCGTGAAGAAATTTTGCTGGAAACGTTGAGATCTGAGAATTCTTCCAAGAACGGAAAGAGTGCTAACGGACCTCCTTCCAACCCTTGTAACTCGTCATATGgttaagcaaaaaaaaaaaaaaaaaaaaaaaaaaaaaaaaaaaaaaaaaNATAAATGCTTTCGGTTTGGATTCAAAATTGGGagataaaaaatgagaagaacatCGAAAAACTAATCGAAAATCTCATTTTCTGttaggaggagagagaaggtgATGTCATGTAGAAATTGAACGCAGCTCTAATGccaatttgttgaaactaacgctgctctgataccaatttgttggaattgaaattgctctgataccaatttgatGAAGTAAGCTAAagttgctctgataccaacctCGAAATAAAACGCTCGCTCTGAATCTAACTCatttagataactctcacgaaACTTTAAAAAGAGGTGTCGCaaggggagagagagacaaggagacaaagaagttTTTAAGAGGTTATTACACACTAATTCAGATAGTAAAtgttttcctctcttttttgttgttatttatCTCTGCACTAATACATGAGGCCTTTTTATAGCATTTCCTGAGGCCAAATTTGGTACCCactatttttttctcccatTTACTTTCCCTCCAGTAAAATTCTCCCCTATTTGCTCTCCTATGCCCTCATAATTAAATCGTTTTGAccggaaaaaaacaaaaaacataagtttattttccaacaaaactcccccataaacttaaatgctccTACTATCTGTCATGCCAATCattttcttgtatttgtcgAACATTACTTTCGGTAGCTATTTTGTAAAAGATCTGGTCTTGTACATGTAAGATAGCGAAGGCTTCCCACCAAGCTTCGGTACCTACTTGTATCTACTCGTTCTCCTCCATCGTACTTCGAGAGCTTTGCACCTGGTTCCATTGGTGTGGATACCGGGTTGCAATTCTCCATCTTGTACTTCTTCAAGATTTCCTTCGCATATTTCTCCtgtgatataaaaataccTGTTTCCCCTTGTTTAACCTCCAAACCGAGGAAAAATTTTAACAAGCCTAAGTctgtcatctcaaattctcgcGTCATTGTCCTTTTGAAttcttctatcatttcatcattgttgCCTGAGAAGATGAGGTCGTCGACATAAAGAGCGAAAAGTATCACATTACCTTCACTCTTCTTTGTATGGAGTGAATGTTCGTGGGGACATTGCTTGTACCCATTCTCCTTGAAGTATATGTCGATACGAGTATTCCATGctctcggtgcttgtttcaacTCGTAAAGCGTCTTCTTTAGTTTTAataccttcttctcttctccaattttcacGTACccgggaggttgttcgagatATACCTCTTTTTCAAGCATGCCATTTAAGAATGCTGATttgacatccatttgaaaaatcgGTCATTTGAATTGGGCTGCTTGGGAGATGATCAATCGGATTGTCTCCATTCTAGCGATTCTCGCTTTTTGCTTATATCCCTTCGCAACAAGTCACGCTTTGTACTGCTCAATCTCGCCTtgagcattcatctttttcttgaatacccACTTCACACCTATGGGCTGACTTCCTTCCGGTAATTCTGTTACTTTCCATGTGTTGTTCTGATGGATCGCTTTAATctcttcatccatggcagtttGCCACTTCGTGTCTCGCACCGCTTCTTCAAAGCtaatattttcatatgttGAGTAATATAAATCTTGCAAACTTCGCATTTTGGGTTGTCttggttcatcttcatcatcagaaATTTCTGAGTCTGTTGGTGGACTTGTTGGTGCAACAACTGATGATTCTCCAACTTCGACATTGACTTCCGTCGAATTGTTCCAGTCTCATTCACTTGCTTCATTTACTCGCACATCACGACTGACTATCACCATCTTGTTGATCGGGTCAAGTAGTTTGTACCAttttgtcttctcatcatatccaataaagatatatcttttgcttttgtcttcAAGCTTCGTTCTTTGTTAATCCGGTATGTGAGCATAAGCCACACTACCGAACACCTGGAGATGAGAAATTGTAGGCTTTTGTCTGCTCCAAGCctcttgtggtgtttgatcATCTAACTTTGCATGTGGACATCGATTCTGAACGTAGATGGCGCATTGCATGGCTTCTACCTAAAAATCCTTCGCCATCCTTTTACTCTTAAGCATTGAGCGAACCATGTCGAGAATGGTCCGGTTCTTTCTCTCGGCCGCACCATTTTGCTGAGGGTGTACGATGCGGTTAAAAATCGCCTTATGCCTTGCTCTTCGCAGTACTCCATGAAAGCTGTCGGTTCTTTCTCTCGGCCACACCATTTTGCTGAGGGTGTACGATGCGGTTAAAAATCGCCTTATGCCTTGCTCCTCGCAGTACTCCATGAAAGTTTTTCGTGAGTAATCAttgataaagaaaataaaatacctcTTTCCGCTGAAGGACTCGGGATTAATTGGTCCACATATATCTGTATGGATCAACTCGAGGGGTTGTTTAGTCCAACATTCagccttcttttgaattgaggtTCTCGCATGCTTGCTGAGCAcgcattcttcacaaaattttccttcaaagtccATGTTTGTTAGCCCATGTACCATATTCTTCTTCGCTAACTCTTTTAGGCCGCCATGATGTAGGTGACCAAAGCGGAGATGCCAGAGTGATGCCTTGTCTTCTACATCAACTCTCAAACACTTTTCTCGTATGCTTCTTAAGTTCAATTTGTACATTCGATTCCTTCCTATCTCGACTCGAGCAACCAAGCGCTCTTTCTTATCCTTCAGGTGTAGGAAACGGTCCTATAGGAATATCGAGTAACCTTTCTCTGTGAGTTGTCCCATACTCAATATGTTGGTTTTGAGGTCTGGTACGTAATAGACATCTTGGATTGACCCCATCACACCATCCTTTTGTAAGAAGTATATCGTACCTCGGCCTTTGACTTCCACCTTCGACGCATCTCCAAATGACACATGGCCATCTTCAATCTTCTGCATTTCTTTGAATAGGTGCTCGTGACCGCACATATGGTTGCTTGCCCCTGAGTCGAGGTACCAAAGAGTGTCGTTGTTGACGTTCTCTTCATCTTGAGACATTAAAAGAAGACCGTCATCTTTTACGTCTTCCATGGCCAAATTGGTTGTTTCTACCACCCTTTTCCAGGCTCAACATGCTTTTGCAACGTGCCCGATTCTGCCgcaattgtaacatttttcgaagttacaattatttgcgTAATGGCCATATTTCTAACATTTGAAGCATTGGATGTTGGGATTGTATCCTTGACTGCGCCCTTGAATacgtcctcttccacgccaatttgcttggctcgatAGTCTTTTCTCCTGGTAGTTTTCTTCGTGACCATCGCCTTGACCACCCCGACCATTCTCGTGGCTTCCACTATCTCtaccttgaaaattttgtgagtAGAGAACTTTTCCATCCTTTATTGTTGCCTTCATCTGAAGCGCTTGATCGAGTGGTccctccttctttttcttacgttgctcgtgtgcctcgagagaaccgaCAAGCTCATCGACTGTGAACTTCGTCAGGTCCTTCGATTCCTCTATGGCACAaacaacattctcgaagttgtctgTTAATGACCTCAAgattttctccacaacccgcgtttcgggtaacatttctccgttCCAATTTAACTGATTTGCCACGGTCTATACACGAGTAATGTAGttagatacattttctgactccttcatcttcatgctctcaaACTCGTCACGCAGAGTCTGGAGACGCACctgcttgactcggtcggttcctttgaacaccttttctaaagtatcccacgcttcttttgaagtagttgcccttgcaatcttctcaaagcccgactcgtcaacAGCTCGGAACAGCATGTATAGTgctgccttatcctttgaCCATAATTCTTTTAGCACCTTGTTTTGCGCCACCGTGTAACCCGTGGTATCAAACAGTTCTTCAAAACtgtcttcgaccacctcccatgcgtcttgcgaaccgagaagagctttcatttggatgctccaattctcgtagttcgtcTTCGTCAATCGTAGTAGTGgcatttgtcccatcatgttcgccattggctctgatactaatttgTAGAAATTGAACGCGACTCATGccaatttgttgaaactaACGCTACTTTGATACCAATATTTTGGAATTGAaatcgctctgataccaatttgatGAAGTAAGCTAAAGTTGCCTCGATACCAACCTCAAAATAAAACGCTCGCTCTGAATCtaactcgtttagataactctcacgaaACTTTAAAAGGAGGCGTCGCaaggggagagagagacaaggagacaaagaagttTTCAAGAAGTTATTACACATTAACTCAGACAGTAAAtgttttccttctctttcttgttgttatttctctctccactCTTACATTGAATACATGAGCCTTTTTATAGCATTTCCTTAAGCCAAATTTGGTTTTAACTGCCCACCATTTTTTCCACCCATTTACTTTCCCTTTCTCCCCTATTTGCTCTCCCTACATGAGATAATTATGCCCTCATAATTAAATCGTTTTGacgaaaaaaaacaaaaaacatttaaatttattttccaagATGTCGTGCCACGTGTCAACCAGCGTGAGGCTCCACGTGTGCTGATAAACACCAGACACGCGTCGAACGCCGCCTGGAGGGACGCTACTTCATTCGTTCAGCGACACGCATTCGCTACAGCACCAACCCGACCCGCGCTCCAACAGCCGACCCGTTACCCGTGCGACGAATCGAACTGCAATGACCTGCAGTCCATCTAAACCACCTTACCCAAACCAAATCGACGACCCTCAACTACAGAAAAGCACACGTGTGGCACTCACACGTGAAACTTGCAAGTAGACTCATCCCGGCGCATGACAGGCGCTTGTAAGCGTGTTTTTGGCCTGTTCAATTTCTATTTGTCTGATTTTCAACCTAATTCCAATTCTAACCAATTTTTATGTGATTTAGAACCTAATTGGGCAAAATCAGTATTTGTGGACAACCTATTCGTGTAGGAACGCTAATGTaagggcacgcgtcaaccaagtaagtcaCCAAACGGTATTTAAGAAGAgatacttgtaggattcgcttagtttgcatgcatgctagaaTATTTTCCATAGATGTAGCTTTCcttgaatttatttagatgAGATCATTAATATGAGAATGGATGTAATATGCGAAACATTATGCGAACTGTCTGAGTGTGCAAATATGCTTTAAGCTTCCActatatatatgaatatattaattcatactgaaagaaggaagagaatttGTGAACTCTGTGCTCCGAGAGCTTGATGGATTTTATGGCCCCGTTGAGcatgtttctttatttttgcatgaattatgtatgatgatgagaaaTACATTTGCATGCACACTCAGTTAGCTTTCATGTACTAGTGTAACGATAAGTCTAGGGTTTTGTGGTTAGATTGACAAGTCGCTAAGTATAGACCTAACCCTTTCCCTAGGAGCCTAACAAACTACCACGACATACGAACCACCTCTGGAGTACCCTTAAGCTTGATGTGTGTGATTGATGTCATAGCTTCGTCGTCGACCAGGGAGTTCCTGATCAGGACTCAACTGCTCCTAGCTGTTTTAGCATGAGAAACATGAGACCCACGTAGGGTGAAAGTAGGGCAAAGagagaaagttgaagaaaggaaTCACATTGGAGAAGAAACTTAGCCTCAACGGCCTTAAAGCTCGAAAATAAACCTGCAATCTACTTGTTTCagaaaatagattaaaattaGTCAAAAATACTTGTGAACaggattaaaaataaacaaagaaatacaaagagaaagaaaagaaaagNAGTTGAAGAAAGGAATCACATTGGAGAAGAAACTTAGCCTCAACGGCCTTAAAGCTCGAAAATAAACCTGCAATCTACTTGTTTCagaaaatagattaaaattaGTCAAAAATACTTGTGAACaggattaaaaataaacaaagaaatacaaagagaaagaaaagaaaagatctaGAGATTGTTTAACCGTTTTAAATgatttgtatgaaaataatattatagcaaacatatattttcattttcatttatataaataattctgAAATATATTACgatttgtatgaaaataataattagcaaacatatattttcattttcatttatataaataattctgAAATATATTACGAAATCATAGTATCTATGTCAGTAGACATTATATTTGTTAGACATATTTACATGTATGAAAtactaacaataaaaaatgagatctttaataaatataatatacatatataaatgtatgtgtacaaatatataaacatgCCAAGACTACTCATGTAAAGCTCTAATGTTCGCATGAAGTCTAACACATGAATCACtctaaattagagaaatagtTTTGCAGAAGTTCgtacttgaaactgatgtcatgggcccAGATAGgctgacttggatttcaatggatgaaattaaactttcattaaggataaatgAGTGACACCAACTTAAGCTAATCAATTAAGTGGCtctactatcggcatggtcaGAAGAGTTATCTTATGTATGCTGACACGTGTCTAGTGACCCTTACACGTGTCATGtatttgatgatatgatatgatatgctatgatgatatgatacgtTACAATGACGTGATATGTTACgatgatgtgatatgttatgatgatatgatatgttatgacgatatgatatattaggatgatatgttatattatgatAACATTTCATGTTATGAGATGTCATGTTGTATCATGACATGAATATGATTGGCAATCAAATGCATGACATGTTACGATATGTATGAAAATAGGAAGTTTCATGATGCATAACCCCTAAATGATGTTATGAATGCTATATTTATGAAAGCTTATACATGCCTATTACCTACGGTAATATGTGAGGAATAAATGTGATTGTGCtgtctaatttatttaagatGAAAAAGTATAGAGACCTTAGGTATAATTGTATATTTACATACATCAAGATTTTTCCCATTTATGATGAGCACAAACACgcacagtatgatgatgatgatgagattaTCATCATACTCGGCATGATGCACGATGGTCGTTGTACCTTCGGGCATCTAATTACAACCCATAGGAGCTAGCCCGACGAGCAGGCCTAGGGGCTCTGTGAGCTCGCCTGGTAAGCTCACGCTCGCACGTATGGTTCGTGTGTAAAAAAGTACTATACATCTAATTTGCCCGAAGCCACTTAAGAgactataattttaaatgataggtccttATAGTATAAGTTCATGGAATGTTTCTCCACCTTAAAGCTAGTAGaaaattaacttaaaaaattaaagtggTTACATAAAAAGAATTCACTTTCGTGTTTTGTGGAAAGACGAGCTAGATGGTGGACATGCATCAATGGTGTTGAAGCAAATTAATCCAATTGGTCCCACTGACCTAAATATTCAATAAGAACCAGAAATAATTAAGTTTCTTAATTAACCTTGAAATGAGCAACTCTTTTTATGGTAGTGGTCAGTGACACTGGCAGGTTGCCCTGTCTTTCCCATAAAATAATCCCCAAAGGGCCACTCACCTCATCCCACTTCAATCACCTTCAACTTCCCTCTTCTcatatctttaatttatataactCAAACTCTGTTTCATGTCAAccccaaaacaaaacccatcCTTTTCCATAATCCACCATCATGTCGATTGATACCTCTGCAGTTTCCGGCCAAATTGTGTGTGTCACCGGCGCTGGAGGCTTCATTGCTTCTTGGCTTGTAAAGCTTCTTCTCGAAAAGGGCTACACCGTTCGAGGAACTGTTCGAAACCCAAATGATCAAAAGAATGCTCATTTGAAGCACTTGGATGGAGCTAATGAGCGTCTGTCTCTGTTTCGAGCTGATCTTCTCGATTTTGAAAGCCTCAAAACAGCTATTATGGGCTGTGATGGTGTTTTCCACACTGCCTCTCCAATGACCGATGATCCCGTAAGAACTTCACTtcaaaaattagtttttttctttcttaggAAGCATAACAATAGTAATAACTCACATCAATTTACAGGAAAAGATGGAAGAAGCCATAATTGGGAGTAAGAATGTCATGACCGCCGCCGCAAAAGCAAAAGTTCGACGAGTGGTGTTCACATCATCCATCGGCGCCGTCTACATGAATCCTAACCGAAGCCCCGACACGGTGGTGGATGAGTCTTGTTGGAGTGACCTTGACTTTTGCAAGAACACCAAGGTAACATAAAAAAACCCTTTAATtaagtaagaaaaaattggCAAATTTATANaaaaattaaaaaaaaataaaaataaaataaaaacccttTAATtaactaagaaaaatacatgaatTAAAGTGTGGAAATTATGTACAGAATTGGTATTGCTATGCCAAGACAGTAGCAGAGCAGGCAGCATGGGCAGTGgcagaagaaaaaggagtggATTTAGTAGTGGTGAACCCAATGTTGGTATTGGGGCCTCTATTGCAAGAGGCTGTGAATACGAGTGTGGTTCATATAATGAAGTATTTGACAGGGTCAGCCAAGACATATGTAAACGcagttcaaggatatgttgaTGTTAGGGATGTGGCGGAAGCCCATGTCTTGGTTTATGAAACTCCTTCAGCTTCCGGCAGATATATATGTGTTGAGAGTATGCTTCACCGTGGAGAATTGGTTGATATTCTTGCAGAGTATTTTCCAGAGTATCCCCTCCCAACCaagtaaatttaatttcaattcaatgtattatttgttaattagATGTAATTTGATTATTGAGAATAATGTGTTTTGTCTAATGAAATGATTATAGGTGCTCTGATGAGGTGAATCCCAGAAAGAAGCCTTATAAATACAGTGTTGAGAAGCTGAAGTCATTGGGAGTGGAGTTCATACCAATCAAACAATGCATATATGAAACTGTGAGGAGCTTGCAAGAAAAGGGTCATCTTCCACTTCCCTCCAAACTTCAACAATGATGTTTCCATggcttataataaaaaaagatgtgTTTTTTAGCGTTGTTGAGAATATATTTTGAGTATGGAATGATGAAGTTTGTGGTTGCTCATGTTTCTATAAACAAGTCATAAACTATgctgtttcttgtttttaaattatttgcaAATATGGGCCAAAATTTTGGAAACTGTGAAAACAAGTGTCCTTTTGTTGTTATGGATAATTAAGTGGCGTTAAACGAGGGAGATACTCGTGCATAGCACTCTACTCCCcctcttctttcattttttccatttctttcttttgtaacggctagaaataaattagaaaaaaatcataacaCGATTCTCGCGATCTCAACCAAAGCAAGCTCCATGCTCTTGTCACTCTTCACATCTCAACCAAAGCAAGCTCCATGCTCTTGTCACTCTTCACATTAGTCATCCACGCCTTCCCTACACACCTTTACACCTCCACGTTCTGCACGTCTACCCCTTGAGTACTTGTGATATAGAAAGTTAAAGGAAAAAGGTGAACGGAACCCTCTCCTGCGCGACGAGAANTCTAAAGGAAAAAGGTGAACGGAACCCTCTCCTGCGCGACGAGAAAGATAGATCGGACGCAACGTCATAACAGACAATTCATACTGCAAAGGCAACTATTGACGACTCAAGACTCACCACGATAAGCCAAATGACACCTTTTCGTGGTACTTAACGTAGTAATAATGTCGGTGAGAGAGAAGATGATTTTGGATGAACAGTGATATCATGGTTTCCATTCTCGGGCGACACAAACGCGTTATGTCGCCTTAGAGTGAAGGAAAAGTGCACCGAGGATTAGGTGGCGAGATTGGAGCGGAGGAATGATGAGGAAGGACAGTCAAAAAACCCtcgagaagagagagaaatgggaTCTGAAATTTTCATCTGTcgagtgaagaagaaggatcTGAAATTTTCATCTGAAATTACTTAGTATGACGTTATTCCATATTAAGAGGANGGATTAGGTGGCGAGATTGGAGCGGAGGAATGATGAGGAAGGACAGTCAAAAAACCCtcgagaagagagagaaatgggaTCTGAAATTTTCATCTGTcgagtgaagaagaaggatcTGAAATTTTCATCTGAAATTACTTAGTATGACGTTATTCCATATTAAGAGGAAGCtcatgtattaaatgtcatgatgcattatgacgaTGATTTTTCTAAGACACAACCTTAGTTAATGTTAATGTTGATGAACGTATGAAAGCCAAGGCATGCATGTTACTTAGAGTTGTAAGatgttttaaagatgaaaaaccataggaacctcatgcattttaTGAGTACATATACATTGGGTACTTCCctatttatgatgatgagtacggatgGGTATACGACCATGATGATCATGCCTCGCATGACACTCAGGGGTCTGCTGACCTCCGGCGTTGCTACGGACAATTAGCTCGACTATGATGAATTTAGGGGATGTGAACCGCCTTGGAGATCGTGTGGGAAAGTACTACATATCCAAATTTGTCTAGACTAGAGGCCACGCTTACGatggttttaacgataggtcTCTGGATCATGAGTTGCATATGTTTGTATTCTCTAACCCTAACAGTGGAGTCTCCACttacgagtattttttaaaatactcaagctatgtgctacttttattttaggtaaaggcaagacacccaTGTATGGCTAATGATGACGTCGCAAACAAAGACCATGACGCGTGTATAGAGTgcactattattttattttttagtcttAAGTTAGTATATGGTGTTTTTACTTTGATGttttaattgtgttttttttgaACACGTAAGTCCTTGAATTTAGGTTAATAGAAATCTAGGTTGTtacctattttttatttttagaaagtcttatttatttctttccactcaaatttttttctattattactattatgccattgtcattttctttcccttctttaatCTAAATTGATCTCAATACTTTCATTATTACATTActattttagttcatttttaatttagcttAACGATTTAGTTCTATATAATAAAGAACTTTATCTCTCAACTTTTGTagtgtttttaaaaagttagtATATTTAACAATATTGATTTAATCCGATCTTCCCATAAGATCATGTTAAGATTtgatagaaatttttttataacttttagCTGATCGATAAACCATTTGGAGATCAATTGTGTTATATTTGGAgatcttttgaaaataaattcatttatgttcttattttaCTTCAAGTTATGTGagatattataaaaatgacaaTTGCTTTGTTTATGTCTTCATGCATGTGATGTCGTTTCaactaaataataaagttatttCCAAACATGATAGGACATAATATCGTTTTAATTTATAGAGATTAAGAAATTCTTATTCTAGATCCCACTACAAGaaatttatcatataattaGCTTTCCACCATaccattttataaaataaccCTCCTCAGCTTACATTTTCCCATATTTATTTCTCCACttcaaatcttttcttttaactattttactattttgatGTCTATTAGCTGCACATGGTAGTCATGAAGAGAACTTTCTTTTCCAAAAATCAGTATTGTTAGGTCTTCCGTCAAAAATATGGTATGATCCTCATAAACTACTCTGAGTTAATCTGTCAACGTTGGCATTTTCTTATTGAACACGataattcaatcaatttttcCATATAACGTTAATATCTTATAATCAGTTTCAATCGAAAATCAGAGAATTGTTGTTAGGATAAATACAAAACTTAGCTTCCTTCCTTATGGATTTGCCTAAAACTGCTCGAGTTACTTCCACGTTAACCACCGTCTCATCCACTGAAACTTTTGCCACTTCTCCGTTGGAATTTCCTTCAGTTTGTATTATTCCCTCAATGTTTCTCGTTATACTGTCGGATTCTCGCTCTTCTCTTTGCACGATTTCTCATTTCCGTTCAGTTGTTGTCTCTGTTCAATCCGAATTTATTAATTCTTCTGTTGGGTTTtaacttttttcctcttttttttattttattttttatgtagCGATGATTTTCATGTcgaatctttttctttcttttctttgatgtgAATGGATTGGTAGTTTCCGTGTAGTGTAGTAATgcttattttttgtattttgataTGTCTATGATTTAATGTTGATCTTCGTGgtgattcttttctttttggaatgGTTCGGTTGAATCTGATCTTGTTAGCATATCATGGACATGGTAGATTCCTTTTTAGCTTTTTATTTGtgtataatatttaatgatttttatgGTAATTAGTCATCATCTTCTTATTTGTCAATAAATCTATgtattcaaacttttttttctattttaaattcagGATTCTTTTTCAGAATTAGTGGCAATATATTTCTAGTAGAACCTAGCAAGAATGATTGTGCTTGGGTACTTCTACTAAAAAATAGTTCTTCAATTACATCTGCTTATATAAACACCAAAAAGCTATGGAGGGATCATAAGCATCTAGGAATT is part of the Cucurbita pepo subsp. pepo cultivar mu-cu-16 chromosome LG03, ASM280686v2, whole genome shotgun sequence genome and encodes:
- the LOC111790043 gene encoding cinnamoyl-CoA reductase 2-like; amino-acid sequence: MSIDTSAVSGQIVCVTGAGGFIASWLVKLLLEKGYTVRGTVRNPNDQKNAHLKHLDGANERLSLFRADLLDFESLKTAIMGCDGVFHTASPMTDDPEKMEEAIIGSKNVMTAAAKAKVRRVVFTSSIGAVYMNPNRSPDTVVDESCWSDLDFCKNTKNWYCYAKTVAEQAAWAVAEEKGVDLVVVNPMLVLGPLLQEAVNTSVVHIMKYLTGSAKTYVNAVQGYVDVRDVAEAHVLVYETPSASGRYICVESMLHRGELVDILAEYFPEYPLPTKCSDEVNPRKKPYKYSVEKLKSLGVEFIPIKQCIYETVRSLQEKGHLPLPSKLQQ